In the genome of Actinomadura graeca, one region contains:
- a CDS encoding type I restriction endonuclease subunit R, whose product MSDVGQLERAMQNRVVKFFREKLGYEYAGNWEDRAGNSNIEEALLRQKLLARGYDEEIVGKTINELRKAASVGGARSLYEANHEVYDLLRYGVKVKRGVSEKFETVWVIDWANPQANHFVVAEEVAIAGVHNKRPDVVLYVNGLALGVIEFKRSKVSVSEGIRQNIGNQSEHFIRPFFSTVQLVFAGNDVEGLRYGVIETPEKYWLEWKEPEDSPVGAGVPSRLDQAIAQMCSRDRFLELIHDFLVFDAGVKKTARHNQFFGVKAAQARIAKREGGIIWHTQGSGKSLTMVWLANWIREHQQDQPRVLIITDRTELDEQIEKVFDGVNEQIYRTTSGADLLTQINKHDPWLICSLVHKFRGGDEDGDLDEAGEEFISELHSRLPANFAPKGNLFIFVDEAHRTQSGKMHRAMKELLPGAMFIGFTGTPLLKADKATSIETFGSFIHTYKFDEAVEDGVVVDLHYEARNIDQDLTSSEKVDKWFEARTNGLTDLSKATLKKKWGTMQKVVSAEPRAKQIVQDILLDMEIEPRLVSGRGNAMLVGESIYQACKFYEMFVNAGFKGKVAIVTSYVPNPGDISKEDSGEGATEKIRQYDIYRKMLADFFGVSEDEGVARIEEFEKEVKRRFVEEPGQMRLLIVVDKLLTGFDAPSATYLYIDKKMRDHRLFQAICRVNRLDGDDKTYGYIIDYRDLFNSLESAITDYTSGALDGYEERDVEGLLKDRVEQARKDLDEVLERIRALVEPVAPPNGTLDYQHYFVASVPGDAAQIKANEPKRVELYKSVSALVRAYSAIANEMVEAGYTAAEAVSVKAEVSHYVAVRDEVKWGAGENIDMKKFEAGMRALLDTYIRADPSEVVATFDKGLVELIVERGEGALHTLPPNIRKNPEAAAETIVNNVRKTIVDERAMNPKYYDRMSALLDALIEQRRKEAKDYKEFLARLLDIAKKVGTGDSDTKYPEWVKDGAQRALVDFFFPDPNLAVLVDETVRHEKEHDWVGNRMKERALARELRKLLAPDFDRFDELFNLLKARNEYR is encoded by the coding sequence ATGAGCGATGTGGGGCAACTAGAGCGCGCGATGCAGAACCGCGTCGTTAAGTTCTTTCGGGAGAAGCTCGGCTACGAGTACGCTGGCAACTGGGAAGATCGCGCGGGCAACTCGAACATCGAGGAAGCTCTGCTTCGGCAGAAGCTGCTGGCTCGTGGCTATGACGAGGAGATTGTCGGCAAGACCATCAACGAGCTGCGCAAGGCCGCATCGGTCGGCGGTGCTCGTTCGCTGTATGAGGCGAACCACGAGGTCTACGACCTGCTGCGCTACGGTGTGAAGGTCAAGCGCGGGGTGTCAGAGAAGTTCGAGACTGTCTGGGTCATCGACTGGGCAAACCCGCAGGCCAACCACTTCGTCGTGGCCGAAGAGGTCGCCATCGCAGGCGTGCACAACAAGCGCCCTGACGTGGTGCTATACGTCAACGGTCTGGCCTTGGGCGTCATTGAGTTCAAGCGCTCGAAGGTGAGTGTCAGCGAGGGCATCCGCCAGAACATCGGCAATCAGAGCGAGCACTTCATCCGGCCGTTCTTCTCGACCGTTCAGCTCGTATTCGCGGGCAACGACGTCGAGGGCTTGCGCTACGGCGTGATCGAGACGCCCGAGAAGTACTGGCTGGAGTGGAAGGAACCCGAAGACAGCCCGGTCGGGGCTGGCGTGCCTAGCCGGCTGGACCAGGCCATCGCGCAGATGTGCTCGAGGGACCGCTTCCTCGAACTCATCCACGACTTCTTGGTCTTCGACGCTGGTGTCAAGAAGACCGCGCGCCACAACCAGTTCTTCGGCGTCAAGGCTGCTCAGGCCCGCATCGCCAAGCGCGAGGGCGGCATCATCTGGCACACCCAGGGCTCAGGCAAGAGCCTGACCATGGTCTGGCTCGCCAACTGGATCCGTGAGCACCAGCAGGACCAGCCCCGTGTCCTGATCATCACCGACCGCACCGAACTCGACGAGCAGATCGAGAAGGTTTTCGACGGTGTCAACGAACAGATCTACCGCACCACCTCGGGCGCTGACCTGCTCACCCAGATCAACAAGCACGACCCGTGGCTGATCTGTTCGCTGGTCCACAAGTTCCGCGGTGGCGACGAGGACGGCGATCTCGACGAGGCTGGCGAGGAGTTCATCTCCGAACTGCACTCGCGCCTTCCGGCCAACTTCGCGCCCAAGGGCAATCTGTTCATCTTCGTCGACGAGGCGCACCGTACTCAGTCGGGCAAGATGCACCGCGCCATGAAGGAGCTGCTGCCTGGCGCGATGTTTATTGGTTTCACCGGTACGCCGCTGCTCAAGGCCGATAAGGCGACCAGCATCGAGACCTTTGGGTCGTTCATCCACACCTACAAGTTCGACGAGGCTGTCGAGGACGGCGTCGTGGTCGACCTTCACTACGAGGCCCGCAACATCGACCAGGACCTGACCAGCTCCGAAAAGGTCGACAAGTGGTTCGAGGCCAGAACCAATGGCCTCACCGACCTCAGCAAGGCCACGCTTAAGAAGAAGTGGGGCACGATGCAGAAGGTCGTATCTGCTGAGCCTCGGGCCAAGCAGATCGTCCAGGACATCCTGCTCGACATGGAGATCGAGCCGCGCCTTGTGAGTGGCCGGGGCAACGCCATGCTCGTCGGCGAGAGCATCTACCAGGCGTGCAAGTTCTACGAGATGTTCGTCAATGCCGGTTTCAAGGGCAAGGTCGCCATCGTCACGAGCTACGTTCCGAACCCGGGCGACATCTCCAAGGAGGACTCGGGCGAAGGTGCTACCGAGAAGATCCGTCAGTATGACATCTACCGCAAGATGTTGGCCGACTTCTTCGGCGTGAGCGAGGACGAGGGCGTCGCCCGGATCGAGGAGTTCGAGAAGGAGGTCAAACGTCGCTTCGTCGAGGAGCCGGGCCAGATGCGCCTGCTCATCGTGGTTGACAAGCTGCTGACCGGCTTTGATGCTCCGAGCGCCACCTATCTGTACATCGACAAGAAGATGCGCGACCACAGGCTCTTCCAGGCCATCTGTCGCGTCAACCGCCTCGACGGCGACGACAAGACCTACGGCTACATCATCGACTACCGCGACCTGTTCAACTCGCTTGAGAGTGCGATCACTGACTACACCTCGGGCGCCCTCGACGGCTACGAGGAGAGGGATGTCGAAGGTCTTCTCAAGGACCGCGTAGAGCAGGCCCGCAAGGATCTCGACGAGGTGCTGGAGCGGATCCGTGCCCTCGTAGAGCCGGTCGCACCGCCAAATGGAACACTGGACTACCAGCACTACTTCGTGGCCTCTGTACCCGGTGACGCCGCTCAGATCAAGGCCAATGAGCCGAAGCGTGTCGAGCTCTACAAGTCCGTTTCGGCTCTGGTCCGCGCCTACAGCGCCATTGCCAACGAGATGGTAGAGGCCGGCTACACGGCAGCCGAAGCCGTATCGGTCAAGGCGGAAGTCTCTCACTACGTGGCTGTCCGCGACGAGGTCAAGTGGGGTGCTGGCGAGAACATCGACATGAAGAAGTTCGAGGCTGGCATGCGTGCCCTTCTCGATACCTACATCCGGGCAGACCCGTCTGAGGTCGTGGCGACCTTCGACAAGGGTTTGGTCGAGTTGATCGTCGAGCGTGGCGAGGGTGCTCTCCACACCCTGCCTCCGAACATCCGCAAGAACCCTGAGGCCGCGGCCGAGACCATCGTCAACAACGTCCGCAAGACGATAGTCGACGAGCGGGCGATGAATCCGAAGTACTACGACCGCATGTCAGCACTCCTCGATGCTCTGATTGAACAGCGCCGGAAGGAAGCCAAGGACTATAAGGAGTTCCTCGCTCGGCTCCTCGATATAGCCAAAAAAGTTGGAACCGGCGACTCGGACACCAAGTATCCGGAATGGGTTAAGGATGGAGCGCAGCGGGCATTAGTCGACTTCTTCTTCCCAGACCCGAACCTGGCAGTGCTAGTTGATGAGACTGTACGTCATGAGAAGGAGCACGATTGGGTCGGCAACCGTATGAAGGAGCGTGCTCTCGCCCGCGAGCTGCGCAAATTGCTGGCGCCTGACTTCGATCGCTTCGATGAACTGTTTAACCTGCTAAAGGCGCGAAATGAGTACCGTTAA
- a CDS encoding restriction endonuclease subunit S — MSSSEWRSVQLSDVAAFGSGTTPARARQSEFYDQGTVPWVKTLDLNNGAIVSTDESVTTLAIDQTNLRVHPAGSVLVAMYGGFVQIGRTGVLRIRATTNQAITVVLPDRKLLDSDFLLHLLNYRVGHWRSVASSSRKDPNITKNDVKSFPFHLPSLPEQAVIANVINDATEFLSALEQVIVKKRAIKQGLMRELLTGRTRLPGFTAEWAERKIGEFTEVMTGGTPSTFVSRYWGGDIRWMNSGEIHKKRVREVSGRITVDGLRESPAKILPRGTVLMALVGQGRTRGTVAVTEVELTINQSMAGILPGREHDSDFLYYLLDTRYEELRGESAGDGGRGVLNLKIIKNLSVRMPQLNEQVAIGQVLRDTDAEIETLDRRLEATRAIKQGMMQELLTGRTRLVAEGAA; from the coding sequence ATGAGTTCGAGTGAATGGCGATCTGTACAGCTGAGTGATGTAGCGGCATTCGGTTCGGGTACAACCCCGGCGCGTGCTCGTCAGTCAGAATTCTACGATCAGGGCACCGTGCCGTGGGTGAAAACGCTAGACCTGAACAACGGCGCCATAGTCTCCACAGACGAGTCAGTGACCACGCTGGCGATTGACCAGACGAACCTCCGCGTACATCCAGCAGGGTCTGTACTTGTTGCCATGTACGGCGGCTTTGTGCAGATTGGTCGGACGGGAGTTCTGCGTATAAGGGCGACGACGAACCAAGCGATCACCGTCGTACTTCCAGATCGCAAGCTTCTCGATTCCGATTTCCTCTTGCACCTTCTCAACTACCGAGTGGGGCACTGGAGGTCGGTCGCAAGTAGTAGCCGTAAAGACCCGAACATCACCAAGAACGACGTGAAGTCTTTCCCTTTCCATCTGCCATCATTACCGGAGCAGGCAGTCATTGCCAATGTGATCAATGACGCTACGGAGTTCCTTTCGGCACTCGAACAGGTCATCGTCAAGAAGCGCGCGATCAAGCAGGGCTTGATGCGAGAACTCCTGACCGGCCGCACGCGATTGCCAGGCTTCACGGCGGAGTGGGCGGAGCGGAAGATCGGCGAGTTTACCGAGGTTATGACAGGGGGCACACCTTCAACCTTCGTCTCTAGATATTGGGGTGGAGACATTCGGTGGATGAACTCGGGAGAGATTCATAAGAAGCGAGTGCGGGAGGTCTCCGGTCGAATTACCGTCGATGGTCTTCGTGAGTCGCCTGCCAAGATACTTCCTCGAGGGACGGTGCTCATGGCGCTCGTCGGCCAGGGAAGAACCCGCGGAACGGTTGCGGTCACAGAGGTTGAACTCACGATTAATCAGTCGATGGCTGGTATCCTGCCTGGTAGAGAACATGATTCTGACTTCCTGTACTACCTCCTCGATACGCGATACGAGGAGCTGCGGGGTGAGTCTGCGGGAGATGGCGGTCGGGGCGTTCTCAACTTGAAAATTATTAAGAACCTCAGCGTCCGGATGCCGCAACTGAATGAACAGGTGGCAATTGGACAAGTCCTTCGGGACACTGACGCCGAGATCGAAACCCTCGACCGTAGACTCGAAGCCACTCGCGCTATCAAGCAGGGCATGATGCAGGAGCTTCTGACCGGCCGCACTCGCCTGGTAGCGGAGGGCGCAGCATGA
- a CDS encoding type I restriction-modification system subunit M encodes MALKKSDLYSSLWAGADELRGGMDASQYKDYVLTLLFVKYVSDKAKADPYASIEVPEGGSFDDLVDLKGKPDIGEKINIAIRKLANANDLQGVINNADFDDPDKLGRGKELVDRLTKLVGIFQDLDFSGSRAEGDDLLGDAYEYLMRHFATESGKSKGQFYTPAEVSRVMAALLQIPRDTPRSTTVYDPTCGSGSLLLKVADAAPNNLTIYGQEKDNATRALAVMNMILHGNATAEIRQGDALTDPQFIRNDELRTFDFLIANPPFSVKSWTSGLENEYGRFAGYGRPPEKNGDYAFLLHMIKSLKSTGRGAVILPHGVLFRGNVEATIRKTLIKKGYIKGIIGLPANLFYGTGIPACIIVLDKHDAQARTGIFMIDASKGFAKDGPKNRLRPRDMHQIIDAFVNQKEIERYSRMVPLSEIADSKNDYNLNIPRYIDSSEPEDIQDLSAHIKGGVPNRDLDALQPYWEAFPSLRAGLFKPLREGYSELVVERAEIHSTINGSPEYEAFALTTTDTVKHWWNISRQLLEGITATTRPADLIYELGETLLDAFRKRPLIVEYGVYEQLMSYWNDVMHDDVALIMAEGWGNAAKPRPTIENKERKLNETPDLVIGSGRSAKKYKMDLVPPSLIVARYFATEQEVVDELNALAEQAGQALEEFIEENSGEEGLLADAMDDKISKALASARLKVAKYEDPKSDEVKALQELIRLYNAEAEAKKATKEAQAELDRKTLAQYAKLSTEDIQSLVIDDKWGARFVRGAQAELDVLIRKLVDRLTVLADRYAETLGDLDAEVEKFGAKVAEHLKAMGISL; translated from the coding sequence TTGGCACTGAAGAAGTCAGACCTGTACAGCTCGCTGTGGGCTGGTGCTGACGAGCTCCGCGGCGGCATGGACGCGAGTCAGTACAAGGACTACGTCTTGACGCTGCTCTTCGTGAAGTATGTGTCGGACAAGGCCAAGGCTGACCCGTACGCGAGCATAGAGGTGCCTGAGGGTGGTTCGTTCGACGACCTCGTCGACCTCAAAGGCAAGCCGGACATTGGCGAGAAGATCAACATCGCCATCCGCAAGCTGGCAAACGCCAACGACCTGCAGGGCGTCATCAACAACGCTGACTTCGACGACCCTGACAAGCTTGGTCGTGGCAAGGAACTCGTTGACCGCCTGACCAAGCTGGTCGGTATCTTCCAGGATCTCGACTTTTCGGGCTCGCGCGCCGAGGGCGACGATCTGCTCGGCGACGCCTACGAGTACCTGATGCGGCACTTCGCCACCGAGTCGGGCAAGAGCAAGGGTCAGTTCTATACGCCGGCCGAGGTCTCGCGTGTGATGGCGGCGCTCCTGCAGATCCCGAGGGACACACCACGCTCGACGACCGTTTACGACCCCACCTGCGGGTCAGGTTCGTTATTGCTCAAGGTGGCTGACGCCGCACCGAACAACCTGACGATCTACGGCCAGGAGAAGGACAACGCCACTCGGGCGTTGGCCGTTATGAACATGATTCTGCACGGCAACGCGACGGCAGAGATCCGCCAGGGCGACGCCCTGACCGATCCGCAATTCATTCGGAACGACGAGCTGCGTACCTTCGACTTCCTGATCGCTAATCCGCCGTTCAGCGTCAAGAGTTGGACGAGCGGACTGGAGAACGAATACGGCCGCTTCGCCGGCTACGGTCGCCCACCCGAGAAGAACGGTGACTACGCCTTCCTGCTGCACATGATCAAGAGCCTTAAGTCGACCGGCCGTGGTGCGGTGATCTTGCCGCACGGTGTACTTTTCCGCGGAAATGTCGAGGCGACTATCCGCAAGACCCTGATCAAGAAGGGCTACATCAAGGGGATCATCGGTCTTCCGGCGAACCTCTTCTATGGCACCGGAATCCCGGCCTGCATCATCGTGCTCGACAAGCATGACGCCCAGGCACGCACCGGCATTTTCATGATCGACGCCAGCAAGGGCTTCGCCAAGGACGGCCCGAAGAACCGTCTGCGTCCACGCGACATGCACCAGATCATCGATGCCTTCGTGAACCAGAAGGAGATCGAGCGCTACAGCCGCATGGTGCCGCTGAGCGAGATCGCCGACAGTAAGAACGACTACAACCTCAACATCCCCCGCTACATCGACAGCTCGGAGCCCGAGGACATCCAGGACCTCAGCGCGCACATCAAGGGCGGTGTGCCGAACCGCGACCTCGACGCCCTCCAGCCGTACTGGGAAGCCTTCCCGAGCCTGCGCGCCGGGCTCTTCAAGCCACTGCGCGAGGGCTACAGCGAACTGGTCGTCGAGCGCGCCGAGATCCACAGCACGATCAACGGATCGCCTGAATACGAGGCGTTTGCCTTGACCACGACCGACACGGTCAAGCACTGGTGGAACATCTCGCGCCAGCTACTCGAGGGCATCACGGCCACCACCCGACCAGCAGACCTGATTTACGAGCTTGGCGAGACCCTGCTCGACGCCTTCCGCAAGCGCCCGCTCATCGTCGAGTACGGCGTCTACGAGCAGCTCATGAGCTACTGGAACGACGTCATGCACGACGACGTCGCCCTGATCATGGCCGAGGGCTGGGGTAACGCCGCCAAGCCGCGCCCGACCATCGAGAACAAGGAGCGCAAGCTTAACGAGACGCCGGACTTGGTCATAGGCAGTGGCCGCAGCGCCAAGAAATACAAGATGGACCTAGTTCCGCCGAGCTTGATCGTGGCACGCTACTTCGCCACCGAGCAGGAAGTGGTCGACGAGCTGAACGCTCTGGCCGAGCAGGCCGGTCAGGCTCTCGAGGAGTTCATTGAAGAGAACTCGGGCGAAGAGGGCTTGCTCGCCGACGCCATGGACGACAAGATCAGCAAGGCGCTGGCCTCTGCCCGTCTGAAGGTTGCCAAGTACGAGGATCCGAAGAGCGACGAGGTGAAGGCACTTCAGGAGCTCATCCGACTGTACAACGCCGAGGCGGAGGCCAAAAAGGCTACGAAGGAAGCGCAGGCCGAGCTCGACCGCAAGACGCTGGCGCAGTACGCCAAGCTGTCAACCGAGGACATCCAGAGCCTCGTCATCGACGACAAGTGGGGAGCCCGCTTCGTGCGGGGCGCTCAGGCCGAGCTGGATGTCTTGATTCGCAAGCTTGTCGACCGTCTGACCGTTCTGGCCGACCGCTACGCCGAGACCCTCGGCGACCTCGATGCTGAGGTTGAGAAGTTCGGCGCAAAGGTGGCCGAGCACTTGAAGGCGATGGGGATCAGTCTATGA
- a CDS encoding M48 family metallopeptidase: MSTVNAYLTVAGLGIDVVYKDIKNMHISVYPPVGRVRVAAPQRLDEDAIRLAIIQRLPWIKKQRQQLQDADRQTDRRMVSGETHYVWGERYRLDSSRVGRSHIGLKGKTLWLTAPAGADGDAKQAILDRWYRRELKAALPELIAKWEPTIGEHVAKFVVRRMKTKWGTCQSATRAIWINPELAKKNPRCLEYIVVHEMVHFLERTHNERFGDLMDKFMPDWQARRDELNDAPLAAEDWSCG; this comes from the coding sequence ATGAGTACCGTTAACGCCTACCTCACTGTCGCTGGCCTCGGCATTGATGTCGTCTACAAGGACATTAAGAACATGCACATCTCGGTCTACCCGCCGGTAGGCCGGGTTCGTGTTGCCGCACCACAGAGGCTTGACGAGGACGCGATCCGTCTCGCCATCATCCAGCGGCTGCCGTGGATCAAGAAGCAGCGCCAGCAGCTCCAGGACGCCGACCGCCAGACCGATCGCCGCATGGTCTCCGGTGAAACCCACTACGTATGGGGCGAGCGGTACCGCCTCGACTCGTCACGCGTTGGTCGCTCGCACATCGGGCTCAAGGGCAAGACCCTCTGGTTGACCGCCCCGGCCGGCGCCGATGGCGATGCCAAGCAAGCGATCCTTGACCGCTGGTACCGCCGCGAGCTCAAGGCTGCGCTGCCCGAGCTTATCGCCAAGTGGGAGCCGACCATCGGCGAGCATGTCGCCAAGTTCGTCGTCCGCCGTATGAAGACCAAGTGGGGCACCTGCCAGTCGGCAACGCGGGCGATCTGGATCAACCCCGAGCTGGCCAAGAAGAACCCTCGCTGCCTGGAGTACATCGTCGTCCATGAGATGGTCCACTTCTTGGAGCGCACCCACAACGAGCGTTTCGGCGACCTAATGGACAAGTTCATGCCCGACTGGCAAGCTCGCCGCGACGAGCTCAACGATGCGCCATTGGCGGCGGAGGACTGGTCATGTGGCTGA